A stretch of Triticum aestivum cultivar Chinese Spring chromosome 1D, IWGSC CS RefSeq v2.1, whole genome shotgun sequence DNA encodes these proteins:
- the LOC123180982 gene encoding uncharacterized protein, with amino-acid sequence MAERFFSGTSTAAPPFDDAGIILLSGPPCCGKTSLLFQFAINRAAESGRHVVFICSKGRLENSPPFLSQGVEPSLSVLQRIQIKYIEDDEGIRKYFAAFHLLDDFPAAVIVDDFTGFFSERSCQLRYGNTRARDLALVRILALCQNAISHANAKLGTIGSCNLLLSDVHQGDNPRSLFIYKRWIGSIYTIQGDGLGSYLLKNISTPQSGTKEARAAKYSIALQYLVLEEIKE; translated from the exons ATGGCGGAGAGGTTCTTCTCCGGCACGTCCACCGCCGCACCTCCGTTCGACGACGCCGGCATCATCCTCCTCTCGGGCCCTCCGTGCTG CGGGAAGACCTCGCTCCTTTTCCAGTTCGCCATAAACCGTGCGGCGGAGAGCGGTCGGCACGTGGTGTTCATTTGCAGCAAGGGGAGGTTGGAGAACAGCCCCCCCTTCTTGTCCCAG GGTGTTGAGCCATCCCTGAGCGTGCTTCAGAGAATACAAATCAA ATACATTGAAGACGATGAGGGAATCAGGAAGTACTTCGCTGCATTTCACCTGCTTGACGACTTTCCTGCTGCAGTCATTGTCGATGATTTTACCGGTTTCTTTTCGGAGAG GAGCTGTCAGTTAAGATATGGAAATACTAGGGCTCGTGATCTAGCATTGGTTCGCATATTAGCGTTGTGTCAAAATGCTATTTCGCATGCAAA TGCAAAGCTTGGAACCATTGGATCTTGCAACCTCTTGCTCTCTGATGTACATCAAGGTGACAACCCAAGGTCCCTGTTCATCTACAAGAGATGGATAGGTTCCATATATACAATCCAAG GTGACGGCTTAGGTTCATATCTACTCAAGAACATCAGCACTCCACAAAGTGGAAccaaggaagcaagagcagctaaATACTCAATAGCTTTACAGTACCTTGTTCTTGAGGAAATAAAAGAATAA
- the LOC123180983 gene encoding 50S ribosomal protein L11: MATLKDAVARKPILATIRLLVPAGAARPAPPVGPALGFYRLNLMAFCKDFNARTQKYKAETPMQVTLTAYKDSTFEFVVKSPSVSWFLKKAAGIETASTRPGHNVVSSLTLRHVYEIAKLKQADPFCKHMSLEALCKSIIGTANSMGIEIVKDL, from the coding sequence ATGGCAACTCTGAAAGATGCAGTAGCACGGAAGCCTATACTGGCAACAATCCGCCTGCTTGTTCCAGCTGGTGCTGCACGTCCTGCACCACCAGTTGGTCCGGCACTCGGTTTTTATAGGCTCAATTTGATGGCATTCTGCAAGGATTTCAATGCAAGGACCCAGAAATACAAGGCAGAAACTCCTATGCAGGTCACGCTAACTGCCTACAAAGATAGCACTTTCGAGTTTGTAGTCAAGTCGCCGTCCGTTTCATGGTTCCTCAAGAAGGCAGCAGGAATTGAGACCGCCAGCACTCGTCCTGGTCACAACGTTGTGTCATCCCTAACACTCCGCCACGTTTATGAGATTGCAAAACTTAAACAAGCTGACCCCTTCTGCAAGCATATGTCGCTCGAGGCGTTGTGCAAATCTATCATTGGCACAGCTAACTCAATGGGCATTGAGATTGTCAAGGATCTCTGA